In Aquincola tertiaricarbonis, the genomic stretch CCCCGCGGGGCGCCTCAGCGTTTCTTCAATGCAGTCGGTCAGCTGTCCGCCACCGCCGGCGTCACCGGCGGCAGGCCGACGGCCGGCAGGCTGTCGGGCGTGGTCAGGCGGCTGCGGTTGTCCACCCGCACGGCGGCGGTGCGCACCACGCGCTTGGGCACGCTGCCGGCGTAGCGGGTGTCCATCTCCGCCACGACGCGCGGCGGCTCGGGCGTGGTGGCCAGCGGTTGCGGCGTCAGCACCGCCACCGCCATCACCGCCGGCACGAAGGCCAGGGCCACGCGGGCCGGCCAGGTGCTCACGGTGCGGGCCGTGGCCATCGGGGCCGGTCGCTGGCCATCGGCCGGCAGGGCCAGCGGGCGGGCGGCGCGGGGCGCGCGGGCCGGGGCGGCCGGCTGCATCAGGCCCTGGCGCACCTGGGCCACGTATTCCACCGGCGTCAGCAGCGTGCGGGGCAGGCGGCCCTGGGCGTCTTCCTGTTCACGGCTGCCGTACACCACCAGCGGGGTGGCCAGCAGCAGCGGCACCAGCATCCAGGCCACGTTGGCGTCCACCAGCATCGCGGTGCCGAACAGGGCCAGCGCAGGCAGCAGCATCGGTGCCAGGCGGGTGAAGGCATCGCGCCAGCCCAGGCTCTCGGCGTCCCGCGGGGGCGACTTCCACTGCAGCTTCAGGCCGGTCAGACCACCGATCACGAACATGGTGTGGGCCAGCATGCGCACCGGCGCCTGCAGGGCCGACAGGCAGAGTTCGACCACCGAGCTGCGCAGCAGCTGGGCGGTGCCGCCGAATTGCGCCTGCTCCTTGCGCAGCAGCACACCCACCACGCCCAGCAGGCGGGGCAGCAGCAGCAGCGTCAGCGTCAGGCCCCACAGCGCCAGCGCGGCGTTGCCACCGGCCGCGCCCAGCAGGCCGGGCATGTCGCCCTGCACGGCTTCCGGCTGGGTGGCGGCACGCCACACGCCAGCGGCCACGAAGGCCAGCCACACCGGCGCGGTGACGTACGACAGCGCACCGGTGAAGAACATGGCGCGGTGCACCGGCTGCCAGCCGGGTTCGGCGATCAGGCGGAAGTTCTGCAGGTTGCCCTGGCACCAGCGGCGGTCGCGGCCCAGTTCGTCCAGCAGGTTGGTGGGCTGCTGCTCGAAGCTGCCTTCCAGGTTGGGGGCCAGCCACACCTCGTAGCCGGCGCGGCGCATCAGCGCGGCTTCCACGAAGTCGTGCGACAGGATTTCGCCCGACAGGCCGCCACGGCCTTCCAGCGGCGCCAGCGCGCAGTGCTTCATGAAGGGCTCGACGCGCAGGATGGCGTTGTGGCCCCAGTAGTGCGATTCACCCAGCTGCCAGTAAGCCAGGCCCAGCGCAAACAGCCGGCCGGTGACGGCCGACGCGAACTGCTGGGTGCGGGCGTGCAGCGTGCTGTGGCCCTGGGTGCGCGGCAGCGTCTGCAGGATGCCGGTCTGCGGGTGCGCTTCCATCATGCGCACCATCTGCACCAGCGTCTCGCCGGTCATGGTGGAGTCGGCGTCCAGCACCACCATGTAGCGGTAGTTGCGTCCCCAGCGGCGGCAGAAGTCGGCCACGTTGCCGGCCTTGCGCTTGGTGCGGCGCTTGCGCCAGCGGTAGAAGATGCGGCCTTCGCCGGCCAGCGGCTCGCCGTCGTCGCCCAGCGTGCGGCGCAGCTGCTTCCAGGCTTCCACCTCGGCGGCCTGGATGGCGGGGTCGCTGCTGTCCGACAGCACGTAGACGTCGAACAGCTTCAGCGCGCCCGTGGCCGCCAGCGATTCGCAGGTCTGGCGCAGGCCGCTGAACACCGTGTCGATGTCCTCATTGCAGATGGGCATGATCAGCGCGGTGCGCGCCGAGGGGTCCAGCGGCAGGCGTTCATCGGGCAGCGTCAGCGCATGCTTGTCGCCGAACAGCGCCACCTTGAAGCCCATCAGCGCCGTGATGAAGCCGGCCGACAGCCAGCCGAACAGCAGCGCGAACAGGCCCGTCTGCAGGATCTCGACCGCGGTCATCTCACCGTCGGTGGAGGGCAACAGCCAGACGGCGGTGCCGCTGACCAGCAGCACGGCCCACAGGAAGATGGTGCGTCGGCGGTCGGCCGCCTGCCGCCAGGGGCTGCTGCGGTCCTTGGGGAACTTGGGCACCCCGGGCATCAGTGCCAACGCCAGACCGCGTAGCACGCCAAACCAGGGGCGCGGCGGCATCGAGCCGCGGCGCAGCGGAGGCGCGGAGGCCGCGCGATGCTGTGTATCGGTATCAGCCATGGTGGTGTTCTGGGTCTTTCAGTGGTATTGGGAGGTGCGCTGCGAGTCTGGCTGCTCGGCTGGGCCGACGCTGTAGGACCGCACCGCCAAAAGTCGTGGGAGCTGCAACGCTGCAGGCGCCGGGCGCCGCAGACAGGCCGTTGCAGGCCGTCGGATTCGTTGCAATTGGATGCATGACGTCAGGGATCGACACGCCGGTTCACCGGCCGTGCGACAACGCCAAAAAATTCCGGAGCTTTGTTGCTGCCCGGCAACAGGCCGGGCCGCCGAGCGGGTGGGCAACCGGCCCCCGGAGGCACCGCCGCTGCCCATGCGGGCATGGCTGCGCCGTGGCGCCAGGCGCCCGACGAGGGGGTTGTGAGAGGGAAGTGGCTGTGCATTTCCATGAATGACGACACTGTGTCCTGTTCAGGCCCGCGGTGCTGCGCCATAGCGTATCCAACAATGTCGCAGTGCAACAATCGTTGTGCACAACCGGATGGCCCTCGGCCAGCCCTTTCACATGAACGCGCTACAGATCTGGGCCGGTCCGAAGGCCTTGCGGCACCTGCGGGAGCAGGGCCTGCGACCCGCTGACGTGCGGGTGGTTCCCGCCGCCGCTGGCGGACCCAAGGGCCTGGTGTTGAACCCGCTCGACCGTTACCTTTTCGGACACTGGCTGCCACGCGCTGCGCAGCCGGTGCACCTGCTGGGGGCGTCCATCGGTGCCTGGCGCATGGCCAGTGCCTGCCTGCCCGATGCCGACGCGGCCCTGGCCCGCATGGCCGAGGACTACATCACCCAGCACTACGAGCACCGCCCCGGCAAGCCGCCGCTGCCCGGCCATGTGAGCCAGGTGTTCAGCGACAAGCTGGCCGAGCACTTCGGCGGGCGCGAAGCCGAGATCCTGGCCCACCCGCGGCTGCGCCTGCATGTGTTCACCAGCCGCGGCCACCATGCGCTGCTGCGGCGCGAGGGCCGGCTGCGCACGCCGCTGGGCTACCTGGGCGCCTTCGCCAGCAATGCCGTCAACCGCCGCTGGATGGGCGGCTGGCTGGACCGCGTGGTGTTCCACGACCCGCGCGATGCGCTGCCGCTGCCGCTGATCGACTACCGCACCCATGCCGTGCCGCTGACGCCCCACAACCTGCGGCCGAGCGTGCTGGCCAGCTGCTCCATCCCGTTCTGGTTGAAGGCGGTGTGCGACATCCCGGGCGCGCCGCCCGGCGCGTACTGGGACGGTGGCATCACCGACTACCACCTGCACCTGGACTACGCCGCGATGGGCGAGGGCCTGGTGCTGTACCCGC encodes the following:
- the mdoH gene encoding glucans biosynthesis glucosyltransferase MdoH — protein: MADTDTQHRAASAPPLRRGSMPPRPWFGVLRGLALALMPGVPKFPKDRSSPWRQAADRRRTIFLWAVLLVSGTAVWLLPSTDGEMTAVEILQTGLFALLFGWLSAGFITALMGFKVALFGDKHALTLPDERLPLDPSARTALIMPICNEDIDTVFSGLRQTCESLAATGALKLFDVYVLSDSSDPAIQAAEVEAWKQLRRTLGDDGEPLAGEGRIFYRWRKRRTKRKAGNVADFCRRWGRNYRYMVVLDADSTMTGETLVQMVRMMEAHPQTGILQTLPRTQGHSTLHARTQQFASAVTGRLFALGLAYWQLGESHYWGHNAILRVEPFMKHCALAPLEGRGGLSGEILSHDFVEAALMRRAGYEVWLAPNLEGSFEQQPTNLLDELGRDRRWCQGNLQNFRLIAEPGWQPVHRAMFFTGALSYVTAPVWLAFVAAGVWRAATQPEAVQGDMPGLLGAAGGNAALALWGLTLTLLLLPRLLGVVGVLLRKEQAQFGGTAQLLRSSVVELCLSALQAPVRMLAHTMFVIGGLTGLKLQWKSPPRDAESLGWRDAFTRLAPMLLPALALFGTAMLVDANVAWMLVPLLLATPLVVYGSREQEDAQGRLPRTLLTPVEYVAQVRQGLMQPAAPARAPRAARPLALPADGQRPAPMATARTVSTWPARVALAFVPAVMAVAVLTPQPLATTPEPPRVVAEMDTRYAGSVPKRVVRTAAVRVDNRSRLTTPDSLPAVGLPPVTPAVADS
- a CDS encoding phospholipase; translation: MNALQIWAGPKALRHLREQGLRPADVRVVPAAAGGPKGLVLNPLDRYLFGHWLPRAAQPVHLLGASIGAWRMASACLPDADAALARMAEDYITQHYEHRPGKPPLPGHVSQVFSDKLAEHFGGREAEILAHPRLRLHVFTSRGHHALLRREGRLRTPLGYLGAFASNAVNRRWMGGWLDRVVFHDPRDALPLPLIDYRTHAVPLTPHNLRPSVLASCSIPFWLKAVCDIPGAPPGAYWDGGITDYHLHLDYAAMGEGLVLYPHFQPHLVPGWLDKALRHRHRASERLANVVLLAPNPDWVRQQLPGGKLPDRSDFQRHLDDEPARIALWRRGLAEAQRLADEFAELAERPSIEALPLV